A genomic stretch from Petrotoga mexicana DSM 14811 includes:
- a CDS encoding aminotransferase class IV: protein MFYNGKEWVEFPLVSGDDEGFVNGYSIYDVLRTYSGIPYNLKRHYDRLKRSADFMALEIPPLEKIKIILNQAKKIHNYEEFRFKIYVTPFTSKYKTFYCFVEELKEDVDLIEEGVVVNIARERKTSSPIIPYYVKTPLNGSIKYIHKKYDYYYDSIVLNEFGNVTEGTYSNIFYVSGGVLLTPHISSGILPGITREDVLELANDLSLEVEEKANVQVWELLSAEEVFLTHTSRGVVPVRRIFPDFTFTVPGVVTEAILDNWKDFITEKIED from the coding sequence ATGTTTTATAATGGTAAAGAGTGGGTAGAATTTCCCTTGGTTAGTGGAGATGATGAAGGATTCGTGAATGGTTATTCCATTTATGATGTACTCAGAACTTATTCAGGTATTCCTTACAATTTAAAAAGGCATTATGACAGGTTGAAACGATCTGCTGATTTTATGGCACTTGAAATACCACCTCTGGAAAAGATAAAAATAATTTTAAATCAGGCAAAAAAGATTCATAATTATGAAGAATTCAGATTTAAAATATATGTAACTCCTTTCACTTCTAAATATAAAACATTTTATTGCTTTGTTGAAGAATTAAAAGAGGATGTAGATTTAATTGAAGAAGGCGTGGTAGTAAATATAGCTAGAGAAAGAAAAACTTCTTCTCCTATTATTCCTTATTATGTAAAAACACCTTTAAATGGATCGATCAAATACATCCATAAAAAATATGATTATTATTATGATTCCATCGTTTTGAATGAGTTCGGTAATGTTACCGAAGGCACCTATTCTAATATTTTTTACGTCAGTGGTGGCGTTTTGTTGACACCTCATATTTCATCAGGAATATTACCGGGGATAACCAGAGAAGATGTCCTTGAATTAGCAAATGATTTATCTTTAGAAGTTGAAGAGAAAGCAAATGTTCAAGTATGGGAACTTTTATCTGCTGAGGAAGTATTTCTTACCCACACTTCAAGAGGTGTTGTACCTGTTAGAAGAATTTTTCCTGATTTTACTTTTACGGTGCCTGGTGTTGTAACGGAAGCTATTCTCGATAATTGGAAAGATTTCATTACAGAAAAAATAGAAGATTAA
- a CDS encoding DNA gyrase/topoisomerase IV subunit B, which yields MVEKTYSGNDIKVLKGLEPVRLRPGMYIGSTGKTGLNHMVYEIIDNAIDEHVNGFCDTIRVTLNEDDSIEVEDNGRGIPVDIHPTENKNTLELVMTSLHAGGKFDKKAYKVSGGLHGVGASVVNALSEYMEVKVYRDGKIYYQKYAKGVPQTDVIVIGETDKTGTVVKFLPDKEIFDDGDITVESRLIENRLKEIAFLNPNLKVIFEDRKRDYRQEFHFQGGLNEFINYILKRRKMNSISEPVYMYGSYQYSKVESEIQVEIAFVYTDSEESNVISFVNNIRTIDGGEHESGFKQALTRLSNEYARKYNVLKEKDENFSGEDVREGLLAIIHIKMPNPVFEGQTKGRLGSKVAREAVNQITTEKLSLYFDANIKEAKNIFERMFLAYKKRLAAKRARDSIKRKTIFENTTLPGKLADCTSRDLNESELFIVEGDSAGGNAKQARDRMYQAILPLRGKILNAEKTDFLKLLKNEQVSNIFTALGTGIGDEFNLSKLRYGKIIIMTDADVDGAHIRTLVLTLFHKYMRSLIEEGYVYIAQPPLYRFEVGKQHFYLYSDDELEELKKKYGDKKWRLQRYKGLGEMNPDQLRETTMDRETRKLVKIKMEDLEMAEEMIEILMGYDPSVRREFIESNANKVKELDI from the coding sequence ATGGTAGAAAAAACATATTCTGGAAACGATATAAAAGTCTTAAAAGGACTAGAACCTGTTAGGTTAAGACCTGGAATGTACATTGGATCAACGGGTAAAACCGGATTAAACCATATGGTTTATGAAATAATTGATAACGCCATAGATGAGCATGTTAATGGCTTTTGTGATACAATCCGAGTTACTTTGAATGAGGATGATTCTATTGAAGTTGAGGATAATGGAAGAGGTATACCTGTAGATATACACCCAACTGAAAACAAAAATACATTGGAGTTAGTTATGACTTCGCTTCATGCGGGTGGAAAGTTCGATAAGAAAGCCTATAAGGTTAGTGGAGGGCTTCATGGAGTAGGAGCATCGGTTGTTAACGCTCTTTCCGAATATATGGAGGTAAAGGTCTACAGAGACGGAAAAATATACTATCAAAAGTATGCAAAAGGCGTTCCTCAAACAGATGTAATTGTTATAGGCGAAACAGACAAGACTGGTACTGTTGTGAAATTTCTCCCTGATAAAGAAATATTCGATGATGGAGATATCACAGTTGAATCACGATTAATAGAGAATAGGTTGAAAGAAATAGCCTTTTTAAATCCTAACTTGAAAGTTATCTTTGAAGATAGAAAAAGAGATTATAGGCAAGAATTTCATTTTCAAGGTGGGTTAAATGAATTTATAAATTACATCTTGAAACGGCGGAAAATGAATTCTATTTCCGAGCCGGTTTATATGTATGGATCATATCAATATAGTAAAGTGGAGTCTGAAATTCAAGTGGAAATAGCTTTTGTATATACCGATTCTGAAGAAAGCAATGTTATTTCTTTTGTGAACAACATTAGAACTATCGATGGAGGAGAACATGAATCTGGATTTAAACAGGCTCTAACAAGATTATCAAATGAATATGCAAGAAAGTACAACGTTTTAAAGGAAAAAGACGAGAATTTTAGTGGAGAAGATGTGAGAGAAGGATTATTAGCCATAATACATATAAAAATGCCCAATCCTGTTTTCGAAGGTCAAACAAAGGGAAGATTGGGATCTAAAGTTGCTAGAGAAGCAGTAAATCAAATAACTACAGAAAAATTATCTTTATATTTTGATGCAAATATAAAAGAAGCAAAAAACATTTTTGAAAGAATGTTTTTAGCCTACAAAAAAAGACTGGCGGCTAAAAGAGCCAGAGATAGCATTAAAAGAAAAACAATATTCGAAAATACAACTTTACCAGGTAAATTGGCAGATTGTACGTCGAGGGATTTAAACGAATCAGAACTTTTTATAGTTGAAGGAGATTCTGCGGGGGGAAATGCAAAACAAGCTAGAGACAGGATGTACCAGGCAATTTTACCTTTAAGAGGAAAAATTCTAAATGCAGAGAAAACTGACTTTTTAAAACTTTTAAAAAATGAACAGGTTTCGAATATTTTCACAGCATTGGGAACTGGTATAGGAGACGAGTTTAATCTATCCAAATTGAGATATGGTAAAATCATTATCATGACTGATGCAGATGTTGATGGTGCGCATATTAGAACTTTAGTATTGACGCTTTTTCACAAATATATGCGTTCTTTAATAGAAGAAGGATATGTATACATTGCTCAACCACCTTTGTATAGATTTGAAGTTGGAAAACAACATTTTTATCTTTATTCTGACGACGAACTTGAAGAATTGAAGAAAAAGTATGGGGATAAAAAATGGAGGCTACAAAGATATAAGGGGTTAGGAGAAATGAATCCTGACCAATTGAGAGAAACCACTATGGATAGAGAAACTAGAAAACTTGTGAAAATAAAGATGGAAGATTTAGAAATGGCAGAAGAGATGATAGAAATACTCATGGGATATGATCCTTCGGTTAGAAGAGAGTTTATTGAATCTAATGCTAATAAGGTGAAAGAGCTCGATATTTAG
- a CDS encoding DciA family protein encodes MEEKFEGVLKQLSKKNLVYKKIYIIKKLREELPKYMPENLSKHVTVKNYLLKEKVVEIACENNYVKQEILFREKILLNALNSILENETINRIRIVS; translated from the coding sequence ATGGAGGAAAAGTTTGAAGGAGTTTTAAAACAACTTTCTAAAAAAAATTTGGTCTACAAAAAAATATATATAATAAAAAAATTAAGAGAAGAATTACCTAAGTATATGCCTGAGAATTTATCAAAACATGTAACAGTTAAAAATTATCTCTTAAAAGAGAAGGTAGTGGAAATAGCCTGTGAAAACAATTATGTTAAACAGGAAATACTTTTTAGGGAAAAAATATTGTTGAACGCATTAAATTCTATTCTAGAAAATGAAACGATAAATAGAATTAGAATTGTTTCTTGA
- a CDS encoding CBS domain-containing protein — protein sequence MKAKEIMERDLTSLMEDEKVERFITVCRRHNLSALPIVTSDFRLVGYLSESGIIDASLPGYLKLMETTSFIPDSHQFFNGLKKILDRPVSDFMIKKPFKVYFDDTVLHVADVIIKNKLKVLPVVDDNERLVGVIRRIGLLSRTLSGEIEYEA from the coding sequence TTGAAAGCTAAAGAAATAATGGAGAGAGATCTAACATCTTTAATGGAAGATGAGAAAGTAGAGCGTTTTATTACTGTATGTCGAAGGCATAATTTATCTGCACTTCCCATAGTTACAAGTGATTTTAGACTGGTAGGGTATTTAAGCGAAAGCGGTATCATTGATGCCTCACTTCCGGGGTATTTGAAGCTCATGGAAACTACTTCTTTTATACCGGATAGCCATCAATTTTTTAATGGATTGAAAAAAATATTGGATCGTCCAGTATCTGATTTTATGATAAAAAAGCCATTTAAGGTTTACTTTGATGATACGGTTTTGCATGTGGCAGATGTAATTATAAAAAATAAGTTAAAGGTTTTGCCTGTCGTTGATGATAATGAAAGATTGGTAGGGGTTATTAGGAGAATAGGTTTACTTAGTAGAACATTGAGCGGTGAAATAGAATATGAAGCGTAA
- the mtaB gene encoding tRNA (N(6)-L-threonylcarbamoyladenosine(37)-C(2))-methylthiotransferase MtaB, whose product MKRKVSFITFGCKMNQAESQAMAEKLSPHFDIVFEEKMGESDIYVLNTCAVTSEAERKIRQTIRRLKKLNGNSKIIATGCYSISDPEELNKLGADVVLGNFEKKQIDRFLYEEGIYSDKHFWLHNEKYDILVPNEPYDNRTRVFLPIEEGCINSCTFCKIRFLRGLKIVSLPKEEVIKSIEKFIEKGYKEIVLTGTNLGYYGVDNSETLEELLNQIGKRFADKEIRIRITSLYPEIITDNLSAILNAYPIFERHVHLSIQHFSDKILETMNRKYNRKMIYTAIENLRKYDSKFSITCDLIVGFPGEDEKDLGIMFDSIEELKLLKVHSFRYSPREGTVAAKMKNQIPGNEKKARLSQMNKIADLSRENYLNGIIGSKVKVLTENRLKDVFFGYDEYYIPHNVQFHEKKIEKGQFFNTMISSLSKENKGVVSNVL is encoded by the coding sequence ATGAAGCGTAAAGTTTCTTTTATTACTTTTGGATGTAAAATGAACCAAGCCGAAAGTCAGGCGATGGCCGAGAAATTATCTCCTCATTTTGATATTGTATTTGAAGAAAAAATGGGTGAAAGTGATATATACGTTTTAAACACTTGTGCTGTTACTTCAGAGGCTGAAAGGAAGATTAGACAAACAATTAGGAGATTAAAAAAATTAAATGGGAATTCAAAGATTATAGCAACAGGTTGTTATTCTATTTCTGATCCCGAAGAATTAAATAAATTAGGTGCCGATGTGGTCTTAGGTAATTTTGAAAAAAAACAAATAGACCGTTTTTTGTACGAAGAAGGTATATACTCAGATAAGCATTTTTGGCTCCATAATGAAAAATATGACATATTAGTTCCCAACGAACCGTACGATAACCGAACAAGGGTTTTTTTACCCATAGAGGAAGGATGTATTAACTCCTGCACATTCTGTAAAATAAGATTTTTGAGAGGATTAAAAATAGTCAGTTTACCAAAAGAAGAAGTTATTAAAAGTATAGAAAAATTCATAGAAAAAGGTTATAAAGAAATAGTGCTTACCGGAACAAATTTGGGATATTATGGAGTGGACAATTCAGAAACCTTGGAAGAACTATTAAATCAAATTGGGAAGCGTTTTGCTGATAAAGAAATTAGAATAAGAATAACATCTCTATATCCTGAAATAATAACCGATAATTTGTCTGCCATATTGAACGCTTATCCAATATTTGAAAGACACGTACATCTTTCGATTCAACATTTTTCCGATAAAATTTTAGAAACAATGAATAGAAAGTATAATAGAAAAATGATTTATACAGCCATTGAAAACTTAAGAAAATACGACTCAAAATTTTCTATTACCTGTGATCTCATAGTTGGTTTTCCAGGTGAAGATGAGAAAGATTTAGGTATCATGTTTGATTCAATTGAAGAACTTAAGCTTTTGAAAGTCCATAGTTTTAGGTATTCACCACGTGAAGGGACTGTAGCTGCTAAGATGAAAAATCAGATACCTGGAAATGAGAAAAAGGCCAGACTTTCACAAATGAATAAAATTGCCGATCTCTCAAGAGAAAATTACCTTAATGGTATCATAGGGTCTAAAGTTAAGGTATTGACAGAAAATCGCTTAAAAGATGTTTTTTTTGGATACGATGAATATTATATTCCCCATAATGTTCAATTTCATGAGAAAAAAATTGAAAAAGGTCAGTTTTTTAATACAATGATATCTTCTTTGTCTAAAGAAAATAAAGGGGTGGTATCGAATGTTTTATAA